The following coding sequences are from one Candidatus Borkfalkia ceftriaxoniphila window:
- a CDS encoding bL17 family ribosomal protein has translation MPGKMGRTTEQRMAILRNQASNLLWYGKIETTKARAKELRSYVEKIITDAINTYDDVIETKQTKLVKETKGKKTTEKEVEITVVKDGPKKLAARRKIMSKLYDLQEIKGFNESKSAYKARTEEIAHPLVEKLFNEIAPKYAQRNDEKNCAGGYTRIMTLGERRGDAAEVAIIELV, from the coding sequence ATGCCGGGAAAAATGGGCAGAACGACCGAGCAGAGAATGGCGATCTTGAGAAACCAAGCGTCCAACCTTCTCTGGTACGGTAAAATAGAAACGACGAAAGCGCGCGCGAAAGAGTTGCGTTCTTACGTTGAAAAGATCATCACCGACGCCATCAATACCTATGACGACGTGATCGAAACCAAACAGACCAAACTCGTCAAAGAGACGAAGGGCAAAAAGACCACGGAAAAAGAAGTGGAGATCACCGTAGTGAAGGACGGCCCGAAGAAACTCGCTGCGCGCCGCAAGATCATGAGCAAATTGTACGATTTGCAGGAGATTAAGGGCTTTAACGAGAGCAAGTCCGCGTACAAAGCGAGAACGGAAGAGATCGCGCATCCGCTCGTGGAAAAACTCTTCAACGAGATCGCTCCCAAATATGCGCAGCGCAACGACGAAAAGAATTGCGCGGGCGGTTATACCCGCATCATGACGCTCGGCGAACGCCGCGGCGATGCGGCCGAAGTCGCCATCATCGAACTCGTATAA
- the rpsD gene encoding 30S ribosomal protein S4: MATYREAKCKLCRREGAALYLKGERCYSSKCPFVQATGDKLPGSHKRRSSFAPGQHGQGRKKVSEYGLQLREKQKTKRIYGVQEGQFRQYYETADRMKGITGENMLSLLERRLDNVIYRMGIGASRAQARQLVNHAHFSVNGRTVNIPSYIVKAGDVIAVKENRKNTKYFEQIKTMKVGNMPKWLEFDPEKLEGKILALPVREDIDSQIAEHMIVELYSK, encoded by the coding sequence ATGGCAACGTACAGAGAAGCGAAATGTAAACTTTGCAGAAGAGAAGGCGCCGCTCTTTACTTAAAGGGCGAGAGATGCTATTCTTCCAAATGTCCTTTTGTGCAGGCCACGGGCGACAAACTGCCCGGCAGTCATAAGAGAAGGAGTTCGTTTGCCCCCGGACAGCACGGTCAGGGCAGAAAGAAAGTCTCCGAATACGGCTTGCAACTTCGCGAAAAGCAGAAGACCAAGAGAATTTACGGCGTGCAGGAAGGACAGTTCAGACAATATTACGAGACCGCGGACCGCATGAAGGGCATTACCGGTGAAAACATGCTCTCCCTGTTGGAGCGCCGCCTCGACAACGTTATTTACAGAATGGGCATCGGCGCGAGCCGTGCGCAGGCAAGACAGTTGGTCAACCACGCTCATTTTTCGGTGAACGGCAGAACGGTGAATATCCCGTCTTATATCGTGAAAGCGGGCGACGTGATTGCCGTGAAAGAAAACAGAAAAAACACCAAATATTTCGAGCAAATCAAGACCATGAAAGTCGGCAATATGCCCAAATGGTTGGAATTTGACCCCGAAAAACTGGAAGGAAAGATTTTAGCGCTCCCCGTCAGGGAGGACATCGACAGCCAGATTGCCGAGCATATGATTGTCGAGCTGTATTCCAAGTAA
- the rpmD gene encoding 50S ribosomal protein L30: MAQVKVTLVKSTIGSTESVKGTIAALGLKKIRSFKIHENTPAFQGQIKKVAHLVKVEEV; encoded by the coding sequence ATGGCACAAGTGAAAGTTACATTGGTAAAGAGCACCATCGGCAGCACCGAAAGCGTGAAAGGCACGATCGCGGCGCTGGGGCTCAAAAAAATACGTTCCTTTAAAATACACGAGAACACCCCCGCTTTTCAGGGACAGATCAAAAAAGTGGCGCATCTCGTGAAAGTCGAAGAAGTGTAA
- a CDS encoding adenylate kinase, protein MNIILLGAPGAGKGTQATKISEKYRLPHISTGDIFRDNIKRQTPVGLLAKSYTDNGKLVPDEVTCEIVKGRLEADDCKNGYLLDGFPRNLFQAETLESFSKADAVLNIDVDLSLLMARLCGRRVCKDCGESYHVDFLGGKTVCERCGGELYQRKDDNEETVGNRLKVYSEQTAPLIAYYSERNVLLNIDGVGAIDEVFARIVAALK, encoded by the coding sequence ATGAACATCATTCTTCTCGGCGCACCCGGCGCGGGAAAGGGCACACAGGCTACGAAAATTTCGGAAAAATACCGTTTGCCCCACATTTCCACGGGGGATATCTTCCGTGATAACATCAAAAGGCAGACGCCCGTAGGTCTTCTCGCGAAATCCTATACGGACAACGGTAAACTCGTCCCCGATGAGGTGACGTGCGAGATCGTAAAGGGCAGGCTGGAAGCGGACGACTGTAAAAACGGATATCTTCTGGACGGATTTCCCCGCAATCTCTTTCAGGCGGAAACGCTGGAAAGTTTCTCCAAAGCGGACGCAGTGCTGAATATCGACGTCGATCTGTCCCTTCTGATGGCGCGTCTGTGCGGCAGGCGCGTCTGCAAGGATTGCGGCGAAAGTTACCACGTGGATTTTCTCGGCGGCAAGACGGTTTGCGAACGCTGCGGCGGCGAACTGTATCAGAGAAAGGACGACAACGAGGAAACGGTGGGCAATCGTCTGAAAGTGTACAGCGAACAGACCGCGCCGCTCATCGCGTATTATTCCGAGCGGAACGTTCTTTTGAATATCGACGGCGTCGGCGCCATCGACGAAGTTTTCGCCAGAATCGTCGCCGCGCTGAAATAA
- a CDS encoding Sapep family Mn(2+)-dependent dipeptidase, translating to MEKYLNDTVKTIQELIRIDSTNQPAEEGMPFGKGAARALQAFLSCAAAMGFETRNYDNYVGEVLFGEGEPFAILAHLDVVPAGSGWTHAPFGGEIENGKLYGRGAMDDKGPAVVCLYALKALKDEGFQPRKTIKLIVGCNEECGWGCIDHYKQCAEMPKVGFTPDADFPVIYAEKGILHVKFYFPVENAPFTALYGGKGVNMVCDEAFAQCDKTEGAERYSLRVEDGLLVSRGVSAHGSTPEKGKNALEPLFAYFARTNEDMRRAHEILFEDKFGLKNFSDETGRLTMSPDVANYGDGILSVCADIRYPSTLPLQAVLDVLDKTGVRYEEIHHQRALFNPKDSFLIQTLQRVYNEATGERAEPIAIGGGTYARALECGAGFGPQLCGEPVTIHQKDEYISIPHVTFLLNLYRRAVEELTK from the coding sequence ATGGAAAAATATCTGAACGATACCGTAAAAACCATACAGGAACTGATCCGCATAGACAGCACCAATCAGCCCGCCGAAGAGGGCATGCCCTTCGGCAAAGGCGCAGCCCGCGCCCTGCAAGCCTTTTTGTCGTGCGCGGCGGCGATGGGCTTTGAAACGCGCAATTACGACAATTACGTGGGAGAAGTACTTTTCGGCGAAGGGGAACCTTTCGCCATCCTCGCCCACCTCGACGTAGTGCCCGCAGGCAGCGGCTGGACGCACGCGCCGTTCGGCGGCGAGATCGAAAACGGCAAACTGTACGGCCGCGGCGCAATGGACGACAAAGGCCCTGCCGTCGTCTGCCTGTATGCGCTCAAAGCGCTCAAAGACGAAGGCTTTCAGCCCCGAAAGACGATCAAACTCATTGTGGGCTGCAACGAAGAATGCGGCTGGGGCTGTATCGACCACTACAAACAGTGCGCCGAGATGCCCAAAGTCGGGTTTACGCCCGACGCCGATTTTCCCGTCATCTATGCGGAAAAAGGCATTCTGCACGTTAAATTTTATTTTCCCGTGGAAAACGCACCCTTTACCGCCCTGTACGGCGGCAAAGGCGTCAATATGGTGTGCGACGAGGCGTTCGCCCAATGCGACAAAACGGAGGGCGCGGAGCGCTATTCCTTGCGCGTCGAGGACGGCTTGCTCGTATCCCGCGGCGTATCCGCGCACGGTTCCACGCCCGAAAAGGGGAAAAACGCGCTGGAACCGCTCTTCGCCTATTTCGCGCGCACCAATGAAGATATGCGGCGCGCCCACGAAATTCTGTTCGAGGACAAATTCGGGCTGAAAAACTTTTCCGACGAAACGGGACGGCTGACCATGTCGCCCGACGTTGCAAACTACGGCGACGGTATATTAAGCGTATGCGCGGATATCCGATACCCTTCCACCCTGCCCTTGCAGGCGGTTCTGGACGTTCTCGATAAGACGGGCGTGCGCTATGAAGAGATCCACCACCAGCGCGCGCTGTTCAATCCCAAAGACAGTTTTCTGATTCAGACTTTGCAGCGCGTATACAACGAAGCGACGGGCGAACGCGCCGAACCCATCGCCATCGGCGGAGGCACCTACGCGCGCGCGCTCGAATGCGGCGCGGGATTCGGCCCGCAGTTGTGCGGAGAACCCGTGACCATTCACCAGAAAGACGAATATATCTCGATCCCGCACGTGACCTTTCTTTTAAACCTGTATCGCCGCGCCGTCGAAGAACTGACCAAATAG
- the rpsK gene encoding 30S ribosomal protein S11 codes for MAAATKKATATRRRKELKKVDKGQVHIQSSFNNTLVTITDMSGNAISWSSAGSLGFKGSRKGTPFAAQQASETAAKAAKEHGLRSVEVFVKGPGAGRESAIRALSACDLEITMITDVSPIPHNGCRPPKRRRV; via the coding sequence ATGGCAGCAGCTACGAAAAAAGCTACGGCAACCAGAAGGCGCAAAGAGCTTAAAAAAGTTGATAAAGGTCAAGTTCACATCCAGTCCTCGTTCAACAATACTTTGGTTACCATTACCGATATGAGCGGCAACGCGATCTCCTGGTCGAGCGCGGGTAGCCTCGGTTTCAAAGGTTCCAGAAAGGGTACCCCGTTTGCGGCGCAGCAGGCGAGCGAAACGGCGGCGAAAGCGGCAAAAGAACACGGCCTTCGCAGCGTCGAAGTTTTCGTGAAGGGCCCCGGCGCAGGCAGAGAATCCGCCATCCGCGCGCTGAGCGCATGCGATCTGGAAATCACCATGATCACCGACGTTTCTCCCATCCCTCACAACGGATGCAGACCTCCCAAACGCCGCAGAGTATAA
- the rpsE gene encoding 30S ribosomal protein S5, whose protein sequence is MARDNNRPQRRQEENDGLIKKLIQVNRVTKVVKGGRNMRFAALVVVGDGKGKVGVGSGKANEVPEAIEKATAQAKRNMIAVPMVAASIPHEVLGKFGRGAVYMMPAAEGTGVIAGGPVRAVMEACGIKDIRTKSHGTQNPINCVKATIAGLADLKTVEQIAALRGKTPEEILG, encoded by the coding sequence ATGGCAAGAGATAATAACAGACCTCAGAGAAGACAGGAAGAGAACGACGGGCTGATCAAAAAACTCATTCAAGTCAACCGCGTTACCAAAGTCGTAAAGGGCGGAAGAAATATGCGTTTCGCGGCGTTGGTCGTTGTCGGCGACGGCAAAGGCAAAGTCGGCGTGGGCTCGGGAAAAGCGAACGAAGTTCCCGAAGCCATCGAAAAGGCGACCGCGCAGGCGAAAAGAAACATGATCGCCGTTCCCATGGTCGCTGCGAGCATTCCTCACGAAGTGCTGGGCAAGTTCGGCAGGGGCGCCGTTTACATGATGCCTGCCGCCGAAGGTACCGGCGTGATCGCGGGCGGCCCCGTCCGCGCCGTCATGGAAGCCTGCGGGATCAAAGACATCCGTACGAAATCTCACGGCACGCAGAACCCCATCAACTGCGTCAAGGCTACCATCGCGGGCCTTGCGGATCTGAAAACGGTCGAGCAGATCGCCGCGCTCCGCGGCAAGACGCCCGAAGAGATCCTGGGTTAA
- the rplR gene encoding 50S ribosomal protein L18, with amino-acid sequence MISKLDKNADRLQRHARVRKKVFGTSERPRFNVYRSLNHIYVQVIDDVKGVTLISASTMEKAVKEQIKDMNKTDAAKVVGMTAAKKALEAGVSEVVFDRGGYIYTGRVKSVADGAREAGLKF; translated from the coding sequence ATGATTTCTAAATTAGATAAAAACGCAGACAGACTGCAAAGACACGCGCGTGTCCGTAAAAAGGTGTTCGGTACTTCCGAACGTCCTCGGTTCAACGTATACAGAAGTCTGAATCACATTTACGTTCAGGTGATCGACGACGTAAAGGGCGTAACGCTGATCAGCGCGTCTACCATGGAAAAGGCTGTGAAAGAGCAGATCAAAGACATGAACAAGACGGACGCCGCCAAAGTCGTAGGCATGACCGCCGCAAAAAAGGCGTTGGAAGCGGGCGTTTCCGAAGTCGTTTTCGACAGGGGCGGATACATCTACACGGGACGCGTGAAGAGTGTTGCCGACGGCGCCAGAGAAGCCGGACTTAAATTCTGA
- a CDS encoding DNA-directed RNA polymerase subunit alpha: MIEMDMPKIEVEENEEKSYAKIVVEPLEKGFGLTIGNCLRRILLSALPGAAVQGIRFFPDGLVKHEFSAIPGIREDVTEIILNLKTLAIKTAVTEKDYLKVLHVCKEGPAVITGADIEQDAEVEIINKDQYICTVDEGAKLDMEVTVGRGRGYKGAGSNKNQVIGYIPVDSIYTPVKKVNYNVESTRVGQSIDYDRLVMEVWTNGAFSAKEIVSLAAKIMQDHICLFVNLSDSIKGMDILVKNEDDKQQQVLAMAIEDMDLSVRSYNCLKRANIHTVEDLTRKTEEEMLKVRNLGRKSLDEVILKLESYGLSLEKKED; this comes from the coding sequence ATGATCGAAATGGATATGCCCAAAATCGAGGTGGAGGAAAACGAAGAGAAGAGCTATGCGAAAATCGTCGTCGAACCCCTCGAAAAGGGTTTCGGTCTTACGATAGGCAACTGCCTGAGAAGGATACTCCTTTCGGCGCTGCCCGGTGCGGCAGTGCAAGGAATCCGGTTTTTCCCCGACGGGCTGGTCAAACACGAGTTTTCCGCCATCCCCGGCATCCGCGAAGACGTCACGGAAATCATTCTGAACTTAAAGACGCTCGCCATCAAAACGGCGGTAACGGAAAAAGATTATCTGAAAGTTCTGCACGTCTGCAAAGAGGGTCCCGCCGTCATTACGGGCGCGGACATCGAGCAGGACGCGGAAGTCGAGATCATCAATAAAGACCAATACATCTGTACGGTGGACGAGGGCGCAAAACTCGATATGGAAGTGACCGTCGGCAGAGGCAGAGGTTACAAGGGCGCAGGCTCCAACAAGAACCAGGTCATCGGTTATATTCCCGTAGATTCCATCTATACCCCCGTCAAAAAGGTAAACTATAACGTCGAGAGCACCCGCGTGGGGCAGAGTATCGACTACGATCGGTTGGTTATGGAAGTCTGGACGAACGGCGCGTTTTCCGCGAAGGAGATCGTTTCGCTCGCCGCCAAGATCATGCAGGACCACATCTGCCTGTTCGTCAATTTGAGCGATTCCATCAAGGGTATGGATATCCTCGTCAAGAACGAAGACGATAAGCAGCAGCAAGTCCTCGCGATGGCGATCGAAGATATGGACTTGTCCGTACGTTCGTACAACTGCCTGAAGAGAGCCAACATTCACACAGTAGAAGATTTAACCAGAAAGACCGAGGAAGAGATGCTGAAAGTCCGCAACCTCGGAAGGAAATCCTTGGACGAAGTCATTCTCAAACTGGAATCTTACGGTCTTTCATTAGAAAAAAAGGAGGATTAA
- the secY gene encoding preprotein translocase subunit SecY, producing the protein MFETLKNAFKVKEIRKKIFITLLILLVYRIGCYIPVPGLDSALFSDAVTNNNFLNLMNSVTGGALSSGTLFALGIGPYINASIIMQLLCVGIPALERLSKQGEDGKKKISQYTRYLTLLLAIVQAIGIIINFGSQQNAIKSEYFFDQQWLAYVFMVIVYTAGASITMWLGERITEYGVGNGISMIIFIGIVSSAGTAIINKVSSAFGATFDFDPILQVIIFCALTVIIFTLIVTVDLAERRIPVQYAKQVKGRKMYGGQSTVIPIKISGSGVMPLIFAFAIISFPDLIMGLFWPDSGSYKWYQANISGSGGTLSWLYVIILCLLIFAFSFFYAQLQFNPEDISKSIQQNGGFIPGIRPGKPTADYLKKISNRITLFGAIFLSLVAFVPSFVVSFFASQDLVNVFSTTGILIVVSVALEFDKQLQSQLMMKNYKGFLK; encoded by the coding sequence ATGTTCGAAACTTTAAAAAACGCTTTTAAAGTAAAAGAAATCAGAAAAAAGATCTTCATCACCTTGCTGATTTTGCTCGTTTACCGAATCGGCTGCTACATTCCCGTTCCGGGACTGGACAGCGCTCTTTTTTCCGACGCGGTCACGAACAATAACTTTTTGAATCTTATGAACAGCGTCACGGGCGGCGCGCTTTCCAGCGGTACGCTCTTCGCGCTCGGCATCGGGCCGTACATCAACGCGTCCATTATCATGCAGTTGCTCTGCGTGGGTATCCCCGCGCTCGAACGGCTGTCCAAACAGGGCGAAGACGGCAAGAAAAAGATTTCCCAATATACCCGTTACCTCACGCTGCTTCTGGCTATCGTGCAGGCTATCGGCATCATCATCAACTTCGGCTCGCAGCAGAACGCGATCAAAAGCGAATACTTCTTCGATCAGCAATGGCTCGCCTACGTCTTTATGGTCATCGTCTACACGGCGGGCGCGTCGATCACGATGTGGCTGGGCGAGCGCATCACCGAATACGGCGTCGGCAACGGTATCTCCATGATCATCTTCATCGGTATCGTTTCTTCGGCAGGCACCGCGATCATCAATAAAGTTTCCAGTGCATTCGGCGCGACGTTCGATTTCGACCCCATTTTGCAGGTCATCATTTTCTGCGCCCTCACGGTCATCATCTTCACGCTCATCGTCACGGTAGATCTGGCGGAACGCCGTATCCCCGTGCAGTACGCGAAGCAGGTCAAGGGCCGTAAAATGTACGGCGGCCAGTCCACGGTCATCCCCATCAAGATCTCGGGAAGCGGCGTTATGCCCCTCATCTTCGCGTTCGCGATCATTTCCTTCCCCGACCTCATCATGGGCTTGTTCTGGCCCGACAGCGGCTCCTATAAGTGGTATCAGGCGAACATCAGCGGTTCGGGCGGCACGCTCAGTTGGCTGTACGTCATCATTCTTTGCCTGCTCATATTCGCGTTTTCCTTCTTCTATGCGCAGTTGCAATTCAATCCCGAAGACATTTCCAAGAGCATCCAGCAAAACGGCGGGTTCATCCCTGGCATCCGTCCCGGAAAACCGACTGCGGACTATCTGAAAAAGATATCCAACCGCATCACGTTATTCGGCGCGATCTTCCTTTCGCTGGTCGCTTTCGTACCCTCGTTCGTCGTCAGTTTCTTTGCGAGCCAGGACCTCGTAAACGTATTCTCAACGACAGGTATCCTCATCGTGGTATCCGTCGCGCTGGAATTCGACAAACAACTGCAATCGCAGTTGATGATGAAGAACTACAAAGGGTTCTTGAAGTAA
- a CDS encoding JAB domain-containing protein has product MHEGHRQRLYDKFSRDTKALSDHEILELMLFPLLPRVNTNAIAHDLLSAFGDLNGVLGATEKQLCTVRGIGSSAARSLAVIGEAFRRQGGVVRKKPKIMGLHDVKEIVRELFEDCDTEKVEMLLLNASRRLMLVKTVTDYKIDSVGIPPMEIAETLVSVKPRSVIFAHNHPSGSAQPSLEDDRATGMLSALLSMHNVSLFDHIIYAKGEIFSYFMQTNMKEIYEEFKFENLIKNKDIRKL; this is encoded by the coding sequence ATGCACGAAGGACACAGACAGCGCCTATACGACAAATTCAGCCGCGACACGAAAGCGCTGTCCGATCACGAGATCCTCGAACTCATGTTGTTTCCCTTGTTGCCGCGCGTCAATACCAATGCGATCGCGCACGATCTTTTAAGCGCTTTCGGCGATCTGAACGGCGTGCTCGGCGCAACCGAAAAACAACTTTGCACCGTGCGCGGCATCGGATCTTCCGCCGCGCGCAGTCTTGCCGTCATCGGCGAGGCGTTCCGCCGTCAAGGCGGCGTTGTGCGAAAAAAGCCGAAGATCATGGGGCTGCACGACGTGAAAGAGATCGTCCGCGAATTGTTCGAGGACTGCGACACGGAAAAAGTGGAAATGCTGCTGTTGAACGCTTCCCGCCGTCTGATGCTCGTCAAGACCGTCACCGACTATAAGATCGACAGCGTCGGCATACCGCCGATGGAAATAGCCGAAACGCTCGTATCCGTCAAGCCGCGCAGCGTGATCTTCGCGCACAATCACCCGAGCGGCAGCGCACAGCCTTCTTTGGAAGACGATCGGGCTACGGGCATGTTGTCGGCGCTGCTGAGTATGCACAACGTAAGTTTGTTCGATCATATCATCTACGCGAAAGGCGAAATTTTCAGTTATTTCATGCAGACCAATATGAAAGAAATCTACGAAGAGTTTAAATTTGAAAATTTGATCAAAAATAAGGACATCCGAAAATTATGA
- the rpmJ gene encoding 50S ribosomal protein L36 has product MKVRPSVKPMCDKCKVIKRNGKVMVICSKNKSHKQRQG; this is encoded by the coding sequence ATGAAAGTAAGACCGTCAGTGAAGCCTATGTGCGACAAATGCAAAGTTATCAAGAGAAACGGCAAAGTTATGGTTATTTGTTCCAAGAACAAGAGCCACAAACAAAGACAAGGCTAA
- the map gene encoding type I methionyl aminopeptidase, whose protein sequence is MIFVKTEQEIDLMREPCRIMRDALDYLGNQLKAGMTTADVNALADDYIRSRGAIPSCLGYCGYPASVCVSVNEQVVHGIPGERIIRDGDIVSLDFCAYKNGYHADAARTFLVGDVSEEKRRLVRVTEECFFKAVENLKAGTPLYDIGAAVQKHAESNGYSVVRALVGHGIGKEMHEDPAVPNFGKAGTGVRLKAGTVLCIEPMINMGGYQVDFLSDGWTVETRDKQPSAHYENTVVIREDGVEILTL, encoded by the coding sequence ATGATTTTCGTCAAAACGGAACAAGAGATCGATCTGATGCGCGAACCCTGCCGCATCATGCGCGACGCGCTCGATTATCTGGGAAACCAACTGAAAGCGGGCATGACGACGGCGGATGTGAACGCGCTCGCGGACGACTATATCCGCTCGCGGGGCGCGATCCCTTCGTGCCTCGGGTACTGCGGCTATCCCGCGTCCGTCTGCGTTTCCGTCAACGAACAGGTCGTGCACGGCATTCCCGGGGAGCGGATCATCCGCGACGGGGATATCGTCAGTCTCGATTTCTGCGCGTATAAAAACGGATATCACGCCGACGCTGCGCGTACCTTTCTGGTCGGCGACGTCAGCGAGGAAAAGCGCCGTCTGGTCCGCGTGACCGAAGAGTGTTTTTTCAAGGCGGTCGAAAACCTGAAAGCGGGCACGCCGCTCTACGATATCGGCGCGGCGGTGCAAAAGCACGCCGAGTCCAACGGATATTCGGTGGTGCGCGCGCTCGTAGGACACGGGATCGGCAAAGAAATGCACGAAGATCCGGCCGTTCCCAATTTCGGGAAAGCGGGCACGGGCGTACGGTTAAAGGCGGGCACGGTGCTCTGCATCGAACCCATGATCAACATGGGCGGCTATCAGGTGGATTTTCTTTCCGACGGCTGGACGGTGGAAACGCGCGACAAACAGCCTTCGGCACACTACGAAAACACGGTAGTGATCCGGGAGGACGGCGTGGAGATTCTCACGTTATAG
- the rplO gene encoding 50S ribosomal protein L15: MRIDTIQPAIGSNTPAKRLGRGIGSGLGKTSGKGHKGQWARSGGGVRPGFEGGQTPIHRRLPKRGFNNRFKKEYVIINLGALASVEAGTVVDYEYVMANKLAKQVKDNCGLKVLGSGELGAAITVKAAKFSASAKEAIEKAGGKAETL, from the coding sequence ATGAGAATAGATACGATACAACCCGCAATCGGTTCCAATACCCCCGCAAAGAGATTGGGCAGAGGTATCGGATCCGGCTTGGGCAAGACGAGCGGCAAGGGACATAAAGGTCAGTGGGCGCGTTCGGGCGGCGGCGTAAGGCCCGGCTTCGAAGGCGGTCAGACCCCCATCCACAGAAGACTTCCCAAACGCGGCTTCAATAACCGGTTTAAAAAAGAATACGTGATCATCAACCTCGGCGCGCTCGCGTCGGTAGAGGCAGGCACCGTCGTCGATTACGAATACGTAATGGCGAACAAACTCGCCAAACAGGTGAAAGATAACTGCGGTCTCAAAGTTCTCGGTTCGGGCGAACTCGGCGCGGCGATCACCGTGAAAGCGGCTAAATTCTCCGCCTCCGCAAAGGAAGCGATCGAGAAGGCGGGCGGTAAGGCGGAAACCCTTTGA
- the rpsM gene encoding 30S ribosomal protein S13 gives MARIAGVDLPREKRVEIGLTYIYGIGLTTSHQILEATGINPDTRVKDLDENDVSKLREYIDHNLRVEGELRGEVNLNIKRLMEIGCYRGIRHRKGLPVRGQSSKRNARTRKGPRRTVAKKKK, from the coding sequence ATGGCACGTATTGCCGGTGTAGATTTACCCAGAGAGAAGCGGGTTGAAATCGGACTTACCTATATATACGGTATAGGTTTAACTACGTCGCATCAGATCCTCGAGGCTACGGGCATCAATCCCGACACGAGAGTGAAAGATCTTGATGAAAACGACGTCTCGAAACTGAGAGAATATATCGACCATAATTTAAGAGTGGAGGGCGAACTTCGCGGAGAAGTGAACCTGAATATCAAAAGACTGATGGAGATCGGCTGCTATCGCGGAATCCGCCACAGAAAGGGATTGCCCGTGAGAGGCCAGAGTTCCAAGAGAAACGCGAGAACGAGGAAAGGTCCCCGTCGTACCGTTGCGAAGAAGAAGAAATAA
- a CDS encoding KOW domain-containing RNA-binding protein yields MKVKDPVIGGAAESLSGRDKGRLYIIVAAEGERLSLADGKYRKLSNPKHKNSKHVRLMPFFFPEIVKRAGEGKDANSEIRAALKRLKTGGENNI; encoded by the coding sequence ATGAAAGTAAAAGACCCTGTCATAGGCGGAGCGGCCGAGAGCCTTTCCGGCAGAGACAAGGGGAGACTGTATATCATCGTCGCGGCGGAAGGCGAAAGGCTTTCTTTGGCGGACGGGAAATACAGGAAACTATCCAACCCCAAACATAAAAACAGCAAGCACGTCAGGCTGATGCCGTTCTTTTTCCCCGAGATCGTAAAGAGAGCGGGCGAAGGCAAGGATGCGAACAGCGAGATCAGAGCCGCGCTCAAACGATTGAAAACGGGCGGCGAAAACAATATTTAG
- the infA gene encoding translation initiation factor IF-1, which produces MSKDDVIEAEGKIVEALPNATFKVQLSNGHIITAYISGKLRMNYIRIIEGDTVKLEMSPYDLTKGRITWRSKS; this is translated from the coding sequence ATGTCCAAAGACGACGTAATCGAAGCCGAGGGCAAAATCGTGGAAGCACTTCCGAACGCAACGTTCAAAGTACAACTTTCCAACGGTCACATTATCACGGCGTATATTTCGGGAAAACTTCGTATGAACTACATCCGTATCATCGAAGGCGACACCGTAAAGCTGGAAATGAGCCCGTACGATCTGACCAAAGGCAGGATCACCTGGCGCAGTAAATCGTAA